The Niastella koreensis GR20-10 genome includes a window with the following:
- a CDS encoding DUF6089 family protein, whose product MRVITTLLACLPLAAAAQNFHFAARLGIANYQGDLQAKSITFNQAKFLGSLGAMYDLSEHFTARTYFTLTSLKADDKKGTSVMKARNLNFQTKLWDIELGAQYNILSLNDSWWTPYIFAGIGLYHFNPYTHTAAGDKTYLQPLSTEGEGFEPGKKEYKLTQFNIPLGVGATYAISEDVRVGLELGYRKLFTDYLDDVSTTYADQGALLAAKGQTAVDLAYRGNEVGAGGYPAAKTNRGGANVKDGYYYMALTVTVRGFIDQYKRIAGLPAYNRDKKVGCPATRF is encoded by the coding sequence ATGAGAGTCATTACCACGTTATTAGCCTGCCTTCCCCTGGCAGCTGCTGCACAAAACTTCCATTTTGCGGCCCGTTTGGGTATCGCCAATTACCAGGGCGATCTGCAGGCCAAGAGCATCACTTTTAATCAGGCTAAGTTTTTAGGTTCGCTGGGCGCCATGTACGACCTGTCGGAACATTTTACCGCCCGTACCTATTTTACCCTCACCTCGCTGAAGGCTGATGATAAAAAAGGTACCTCCGTGATGAAGGCACGCAACCTGAACTTTCAAACCAAATTGTGGGACATAGAGTTAGGCGCTCAATACAATATTTTAAGCCTCAACGACAGCTGGTGGACGCCTTACATCTTTGCCGGTATTGGCCTGTATCATTTTAATCCGTACACGCACACTGCCGCTGGCGATAAAACCTACCTGCAACCGCTGAGCACCGAAGGTGAAGGCTTTGAGCCCGGTAAAAAAGAATATAAACTCACTCAATTTAATATACCCCTGGGGGTAGGCGCTACTTATGCCATCAGTGAAGATGTTCGCGTTGGATTGGAATTGGGTTATCGGAAACTGTTCACCGATTACCTGGATGATGTGAGCACTACCTATGCCGATCAGGGAGCATTGCTGGCTGCCAAAGGCCAAACGGCTGTTGACCTGGCTTACCGGGGAAATGAAGTAGGCGCCGGTGGTTACCCTGCCGCCAAAACAAACCGCGGCGGTGCAAATGTGAAAGATGGCTATTATTACATGGCTTTAACCGTTACCGTGCGGGGATTTATTGACCAGTACAAACGCATTGCAGGCTTACCTGCCTATAACCGCGATAAAAAAGTAGGTTGCCCGGCTACAAGATTTTAA